In a genomic window of Labilithrix sp.:
- a CDS encoding alpha/beta fold hydrolase: protein MRTERFLVDNHRGWRLGLTRFRDETTELRGRPAIVVPGYGMNSFIFRFHPSGPSLVECLAARGLEVWTVDLRGQGRSIRAARGNNRYGLGDLAVDDVGAAIAHVMKTTATNAETVDLVGCSLGTALAFGHVAIVPAAPVHAIVALAGLVTWQDAHPIVKLAYGSPKLAGIVRFTNTRRLARFALPLATKVAPGLLSVYLNERSTDLSQVARLVQTVEDPHPLINREIAEWIRRGDLVMRGVNVSARLPELTHPFLCVVANQDGIVLPVTARHTFDRIGSKHKEILFVGDDEMPVAHADLFLFKGAEERVFAPVADFLLSA, encoded by the coding sequence ATGCGCACCGAGCGATTCCTCGTCGACAACCATCGCGGATGGCGCCTCGGCCTCACGCGCTTCCGCGACGAGACGACCGAGCTCCGCGGCCGCCCCGCGATCGTCGTCCCCGGCTACGGGATGAACTCGTTCATCTTCCGCTTCCATCCGAGCGGCCCCTCCCTCGTCGAGTGCCTCGCCGCGCGCGGGCTCGAGGTGTGGACGGTGGACCTCCGCGGCCAGGGCCGCTCGATCCGCGCCGCCCGCGGCAACAACCGCTACGGCCTCGGCGACCTCGCGGTCGACGACGTCGGCGCCGCGATCGCCCACGTGATGAAGACGACCGCGACGAACGCGGAGACGGTCGACCTCGTCGGCTGCAGCCTCGGCACCGCCCTCGCCTTCGGGCACGTCGCGATCGTCCCCGCCGCGCCCGTCCACGCGATCGTCGCGCTCGCCGGCCTCGTCACGTGGCAGGACGCGCATCCGATCGTGAAGCTCGCGTACGGATCGCCGAAGCTCGCCGGGATCGTGCGCTTCACGAACACGCGACGGCTCGCGCGGTTCGCGCTCCCGCTCGCGACGAAGGTCGCGCCCGGCCTCCTCTCCGTCTACCTCAACGAGCGATCGACCGATCTCTCGCAGGTCGCGAGGCTCGTGCAGACGGTCGAGGACCCCCACCCCCTCATCAACCGCGAGATCGCGGAGTGGATCCGCCGCGGCGACCTCGTCATGCGCGGCGTCAACGTGTCCGCGCGGCTGCCGGAGCTCACGCATCCGTTCCTCTGCGTCGTCGCGAACCAGGACGGCATCGTGCTGCCGGTCACGGCGCGGCACACCTTCGACCGCATCGGATCGAAGCACAAGGAGATCCTCTTCGTCGGCGACGACGAGATGCCCGTCGCGCACGCCGACCTCTTCTTGTTCAAGGGCGCAGAGGAGCGCGTGTTCGCGCCCGTCGCCGACTTCCTCCTATCGGCCTGA
- a CDS encoding class I SAM-dependent methyltransferase yields the protein MTFDASYYERYYGSAGTRVHSGEEVAKLCTAVVSFIDWWQHPLETVIDVGAGVGLWRDWFERNRPRVAYRSTEYSAHAAKQYGHEHRDITKWRAKEEFDLVICQGVLPYLDDAGCAKAIENLAAMTGGFLYLEAITKRDIKEVCDGERTDVKVHGRTGKWYRARLDEHFVEVGCGLWSKRESGVLFYELEASGR from the coding sequence GTGACCTTCGACGCGAGCTACTACGAGCGGTACTACGGGAGCGCGGGGACGCGCGTGCATTCGGGCGAGGAGGTCGCGAAGCTCTGCACCGCCGTCGTCTCTTTCATCGATTGGTGGCAGCACCCGCTCGAGACGGTGATCGACGTCGGCGCCGGCGTCGGGCTGTGGCGCGACTGGTTCGAGCGGAACCGCCCGCGGGTGGCCTACCGGTCGACGGAGTACAGCGCCCACGCGGCGAAGCAATACGGGCACGAGCATCGCGACATCACGAAGTGGCGCGCGAAGGAGGAGTTCGACCTCGTGATCTGCCAGGGCGTGCTCCCGTACCTCGACGACGCGGGCTGCGCGAAGGCGATCGAGAATCTCGCCGCGATGACGGGCGGCTTCCTCTACCTCGAGGCGATCACGAAGCGCGACATCAAGGAGGTCTGCGACGGCGAGCGCACCGACGTGAAGGTCCACGGCCGCACCGGCAAGTGGTACCGCGCGCGGCTCGACGAGCACTTCGTCGAGGTCGGCTGCGGCCTCTGGTCGAAGAGGGAGTCGGGCGTCCTCTTCTACGAGCTCGAGGCGTCAGGCCGATAG
- a CDS encoding ribose-phosphate pyrophosphokinase, which translates to MFKKVCLFSGNANPQLAAAIATYLETPLSKVKVQRFSDGETFCEINENVRGVDAFVIQPTSSPVNDHVMELLIMADTLRRASATTITAVIPYYGYARQDRKVAPRTPITSKLVADLIQAAGVTRVVSIDLHAGQIQGFFNIPFDHLYALPVMMEDYLKKHFDSSSVVVSPDAGGVERARAYSKRLNAGLAIIDKRRERANVSEVMHLIGDVKGKQCIIVDDMIDTAGTLTGAAKALMDHGAKRVVACSTHGVLSGPAIQRIIDSPLDEVVVSDTIPLSEAARGCSKIKQVSMARLLGEAIKRIHSSDSVSSLFS; encoded by the coding sequence GTGTTCAAGAAGGTCTGCCTCTTTTCGGGCAACGCGAACCCCCAACTCGCAGCGGCTATCGCGACCTATCTCGAGACACCGCTGAGCAAGGTGAAGGTCCAGCGCTTCTCCGACGGCGAGACCTTCTGCGAGATCAACGAGAACGTCCGCGGCGTCGACGCGTTCGTCATCCAGCCCACGTCGAGCCCCGTCAACGACCACGTGATGGAGCTCCTCATCATGGCGGACACGCTGCGGCGCGCCTCGGCCACGACCATCACCGCCGTCATCCCGTACTACGGCTACGCCCGTCAGGACCGCAAGGTCGCGCCGCGCACGCCGATCACGTCGAAGCTCGTCGCCGATCTCATCCAGGCCGCGGGCGTCACGCGCGTCGTCTCGATCGACCTCCACGCCGGCCAGATCCAGGGCTTCTTCAACATTCCCTTCGATCACCTCTACGCGCTGCCGGTGATGATGGAGGACTACCTGAAGAAGCACTTCGACTCGTCGTCCGTCGTCGTCTCGCCCGACGCCGGCGGCGTCGAGCGCGCCCGCGCGTACTCGAAGCGCCTCAACGCCGGCCTCGCGATCATCGACAAGCGTCGCGAGCGCGCGAACGTCTCGGAGGTCATGCACCTCATCGGCGACGTGAAGGGCAAGCAGTGCATCATCGTCGACGACATGATCGACACCGCCGGCACGCTCACCGGCGCGGCGAAGGCGCTGATGGACCACGGCGCGAAGCGCGTCGTCGCGTGCTCGACCCACGGCGTCCTCTCCGGCCCCGCCATCCAGCGCATCATCGACTCCCCGCTCGACGAGGTCGTCGTCAGCGACACGATCCCGCTCTCCGAGGCGGCCCGCGGCTGCAGCAAGATCAAGCAGGTCTCGATGGCGCGCCTCCTCGGCGAAGCCATCAAGCGCATCCACTCGTCGGACTCGGTCAGCTCCCTCTTCTCCTGA
- the pth gene encoding aminoacyl-tRNA hydrolase yields the protein MVLVVGLGNPGKKYEKNRHNVGFMVVERLARSHGLADFKEKFSALWTKGDLVVGGRHLPVAVLKPQTFMNLSGDSVQPAAAFLKIEPASIVVVHDEIDIPWKDVRLKLGGGHAGNNGIRSVIARMGTPDFVRVRVGVGRPPPGFKGDVADYVLQNFDPMESAELPDVIDRAVNAVERVVADGLVAAMNAVNTKR from the coding sequence GTGGTTCTCGTCGTCGGGCTCGGCAATCCGGGCAAGAAGTACGAGAAGAACCGGCACAACGTCGGGTTCATGGTCGTGGAGCGCCTCGCGCGCTCGCACGGCCTCGCCGACTTCAAGGAGAAGTTCAGCGCGCTCTGGACGAAGGGCGATCTCGTCGTCGGTGGCCGGCACCTCCCCGTCGCCGTGCTCAAGCCGCAGACGTTCATGAACCTGTCGGGCGACAGCGTTCAGCCCGCGGCCGCGTTCCTCAAGATCGAGCCCGCGAGCATCGTCGTCGTGCACGACGAGATCGACATCCCGTGGAAGGACGTGCGCCTCAAGCTCGGCGGCGGTCACGCGGGCAACAACGGCATCCGCAGCGTCATCGCGCGCATGGGCACGCCCGACTTCGTGCGCGTACGCGTCGGCGTCGGCCGCCCGCCGCCCGGCTTCAAGGGCGACGTCGCCGACTACGTGCTCCAGAACTTCGACCCGATGGAGAGCGCCGAGCTACCGGACGTGATCGACCGCGCCGTCAACGCCGTCGAGCGCGTCGTCGCCGACGGCCTCGTCGCCGCCATGAACGCCGTCAACACCAAGCGCTAA
- a CDS encoding class I SAM-dependent rRNA methyltransferase, with product MHGGAADSVRRGHPWIYASATAHLSNGPASIVRIVDEDGHFLGSGIWDPGSPIAVRVWTRNPTEDVNARLFRARLEAALAIRTELFADGATTAYRLLNGEGDRTPGFVIDRYADVAVLKIDGDAARALADTLLADVEAPLRAAGITTFLDRRGKKGEPPTLRARFGELPRTGKVEVKEHGVPFVVDLAKGQKTGAFLDQRENRRRIAELVTRKQAPRIDELGAQTGRTGQSETERTLGPRVLNLFSYTGGFSLRAALAGGVVTSVDVAMGAHATAQESFRLAGVDPKGHAFVTADCFAFLEAAWKRGETWDVVISDPPSFAPSEKAKPKGLAAYRSLHHACVRVLAPGGTFVAASCSSHVGLEEFVATLDDAALGRSDLRLLETFGPPPDHPTLPSFPEGRYLKLAILA from the coding sequence GTGCACGGTGGAGCTGCGGACTCGGTCCGCCGAGGACACCCGTGGATCTACGCGTCCGCGACGGCTCATCTTTCCAACGGTCCGGCCTCGATCGTACGAATCGTCGACGAGGACGGCCATTTTCTCGGCAGCGGCATCTGGGATCCGGGGTCGCCGATCGCGGTCCGCGTATGGACGCGAAATCCAACGGAGGACGTGAACGCGCGGCTGTTCCGCGCCCGGCTCGAGGCCGCCCTCGCTATCCGGACCGAGCTATTCGCCGACGGCGCGACGACGGCCTATCGCCTCCTCAACGGCGAAGGCGACCGCACGCCCGGCTTCGTGATCGATCGCTACGCCGACGTCGCCGTCCTCAAGATCGACGGCGACGCCGCGCGCGCCCTCGCCGACACGCTCCTCGCCGACGTCGAAGCCCCGCTCCGCGCCGCCGGCATCACCACGTTCCTCGATCGCAGGGGGAAAAAAGGGGAGCCCCCTACCCTCCGCGCGCGCTTCGGCGAGCTCCCCCGAACAGGAAAGGTCGAGGTGAAAGAGCACGGCGTGCCCTTCGTCGTCGACCTCGCGAAGGGCCAGAAGACAGGCGCCTTCCTCGATCAACGCGAGAACCGACGCCGCATCGCCGAGCTCGTCACGCGCAAGCAAGCTCCGCGCATCGACGAGCTCGGCGCGCAAACGGGGCGGACCGGGCAGAGCGAGACCGAGCGGACGCTGGGGCCGCGGGTCCTCAACCTCTTTTCGTACACGGGCGGCTTTTCGCTCCGCGCGGCGCTCGCGGGGGGCGTCGTCACGAGCGTCGATGTTGCGATGGGGGCGCATGCGACAGCGCAGGAGAGCTTCCGACTTGCCGGGGTCGATCCGAAGGGGCACGCGTTCGTCACCGCCGACTGCTTCGCGTTCCTCGAGGCGGCGTGGAAGCGCGGCGAGACGTGGGACGTCGTCATCAGCGATCCGCCGAGCTTCGCGCCGAGCGAGAAGGCGAAGCCGAAGGGGCTCGCAGCATATCGATCCTTGCATCATGCATGTGTTCGCGTCCTCGCGCCGGGGGGCACCTTCGTCGCCGCGTCCTGCTCGAGCCACGTCGGGCTCGAAGAGTTCGTCGCGACGCTCGACGACGCCGCGCTCGGACGGAGCGACCTCCGCCTCCTCGAGACGTTCGGCCCGCCGCCCGACCACCCCACCCTCCCGTCCTTCCCCGAAGGCCGCTACCTCAAGCTCGCGATCCTCGCCTGA
- a CDS encoding ABC transporter permease: MNPLVTILVAFRAVLRNKMRSFLTTLGIIIGVAAVIAMMAIGAGAKAQVEAAFAAMGTNLLIVMPGASNAGGVSGGFGSQPTLTWDDWTAIKTELPSVKAAAPQLRSNQSLIGEEMNWSTQVIGTAPEYFEIRAWQIASGVSFTQQDIDSGAKVVILGQTVVDKLFGRSANPVGQTVRIAKSPFVVVGVLAPKGQSPSGQDYDDSAYIPFSTFAQRIQGGLGKYLAGSIFVQATGSSTTQRALADVTALLRERHRLPPSADDDFSIRNLSEVASAQQQGTETMTTLLAAVAAVSLLVGGIGIMNIMLVSVTERTREIGLRMAIGAKPRSILLQFLVEALVLSLAGGMIGVTLGVGTATWLAGKFRWPMQIQVDVITVSVIFSALVGIVFGLYPARKASQLDPIDALRYE; the protein is encoded by the coding sequence ATGAACCCGCTCGTCACGATCCTGGTCGCGTTCCGCGCGGTGCTCCGCAACAAGATGCGGTCGTTCCTCACGACGCTCGGCATCATCATCGGCGTCGCCGCGGTCATCGCGATGATGGCGATCGGCGCGGGCGCGAAGGCGCAGGTCGAGGCGGCGTTCGCGGCGATGGGGACGAACCTCCTCATCGTGATGCCGGGCGCCTCCAACGCCGGCGGCGTGAGCGGCGGCTTCGGCAGCCAGCCCACGCTGACGTGGGACGACTGGACCGCGATCAAGACCGAGCTCCCCTCGGTGAAGGCGGCGGCGCCGCAGCTCCGCTCGAACCAGTCGCTCATCGGCGAGGAGATGAACTGGTCGACGCAGGTCATCGGCACGGCGCCGGAGTACTTCGAGATCCGCGCGTGGCAGATCGCGAGCGGCGTCTCCTTCACGCAGCAGGACATCGACTCGGGCGCGAAGGTCGTCATCCTCGGGCAGACGGTGGTGGACAAGCTCTTCGGCCGGAGCGCGAACCCGGTCGGGCAGACGGTGCGCATCGCGAAGTCGCCGTTCGTCGTCGTCGGCGTCCTCGCGCCGAAGGGCCAGTCGCCGTCGGGGCAGGACTACGACGACTCGGCCTACATCCCGTTCTCGACCTTCGCGCAGCGCATCCAGGGCGGCCTCGGCAAGTACCTCGCCGGCAGCATCTTCGTGCAGGCGACGGGCTCGAGCACGACCCAGCGCGCGCTCGCGGACGTGACCGCGCTCCTCCGCGAGCGGCATCGCCTCCCGCCGTCGGCCGACGACGATTTCTCGATCCGCAACCTCTCCGAGGTCGCGAGCGCGCAGCAGCAGGGCACCGAGACGATGACGACGCTCCTCGCGGCGGTCGCGGCGGTGTCGCTCCTCGTCGGCGGGATCGGGATCATGAACATCATGCTCGTGAGCGTGACGGAGCGCACGCGCGAGATCGGCCTCCGCATGGCGATCGGCGCGAAGCCGCGGAGCATCCTCCTCCAGTTCCTCGTCGAGGCGCTCGTGCTCTCGCTCGCGGGCGGGATGATCGGCGTCACCCTCGGGGTCGGGACCGCGACGTGGCTCGCGGGCAAGTTCCGGTGGCCGATGCAGATCCAGGTCGACGTCATCACCGTGTCGGTGATCTTCAGCGCCCTCGTCGGCATCGTGTTCGGCCTCTATCCCGCGCGCAAAGCATCGCAGCTCGATCCCATCGACGCGTTGCGATACGAGTGA
- a CDS encoding 50S ribosomal protein L25, whose protein sequence is MHNVTAHTRTAQGKSAVRRLRGTGKIPAVAYGKDLAATMLAVTPKDIVTILKSERGQNTVLQMTVEGGKDMLVMIKDYSYHPVSRSLEHIDFVEVKLDRAVDVDVPLVAIGKAAGVAKGGLLRQVYRTVPVRCLPDRIPLKIEADVSALELGDAVAAKDLKLPEGVEVRLPSEQTVISVVAPEKDRTEEAAAAPGAPAAGAAAPAAGKDAKAAPAKDAKAAPAKK, encoded by the coding sequence ATGCACAACGTCACCGCGCACACCCGCACCGCTCAGGGCAAGAGCGCCGTTCGCCGCCTCCGCGGCACCGGCAAGATCCCCGCGGTCGCGTACGGCAAGGACCTCGCGGCGACGATGCTCGCGGTCACGCCGAAGGACATCGTCACGATCCTCAAGAGCGAGCGCGGCCAGAACACCGTCCTTCAGATGACGGTCGAGGGCGGCAAGGACATGCTCGTGATGATCAAGGACTACAGCTATCACCCGGTGTCGCGCTCGCTCGAGCACATCGACTTCGTCGAGGTGAAGCTGGACCGCGCGGTCGACGTCGACGTCCCGCTCGTCGCCATCGGCAAGGCCGCCGGCGTCGCGAAGGGCGGCCTCCTCCGCCAGGTCTACCGCACCGTCCCCGTGCGCTGCCTCCCCGACCGCATCCCGCTGAAGATCGAGGCGGACGTCAGCGCGCTCGAGCTCGGCGACGCGGTCGCGGCGAAGGACCTCAAGCTCCCCGAGGGCGTCGAGGTCCGGCTCCCCTCCGAGCAGACCGTCATCTCCGTCGTCGCGCCGGAGAAGGACCGCACCGAGGAAGCGGCGGCGGCTCCGGGCGCTCCGGCGGCCGGCGCAGCGGCTCCGGCGGCGGGCAAGGACGCGAAGGCCGCGCCCGCGAAGGACGCGAAGGCCGCGCCGGCGAAGAAGTAG
- a CDS encoding VWA domain-containing protein yields MLLSGTRDTFLGVWVDVPETRPETRPPMDIALVVDTSGSMAGAKIENARNAAATLVKNLKDGDIVALDSFSDTARKLVAPTKLDASSRATILNAIAQLRPSGSTNMFDGLMMGESQVARAPATHSVRRVVIISDGIANVGPSTPESLGALAEQGLRFHAQVTAIGVGNDYDERTLNALAVKSSGRLYHLTEPKEMASILKGELDLLDATLASDAFVEVMPAPGVQLAGADGIRADWSENGSLRIPLGALHAGQHREALVRVRLVDPAQFEGHSHPLASVRLRFRDAQDSGLERVQEVVARTELTSDERAVAESASSRTKAIVAIQESARIQMAAAQRINDGRFDDADKDLARAQAQLQAQAAIVKAPAERRRLEEAEKKVAAARSATQAMPSKPKAVQRAQALDMNASGMKEMGF; encoded by the coding sequence ATGCTCCTCTCCGGCACGCGCGACACGTTCCTCGGCGTCTGGGTCGACGTGCCCGAGACGCGCCCCGAGACGCGTCCGCCGATGGACATCGCGCTCGTGGTCGACACCTCCGGCTCGATGGCGGGCGCGAAGATCGAGAACGCGCGCAACGCGGCCGCGACGCTGGTGAAGAACCTGAAGGACGGCGACATCGTCGCGCTCGACTCGTTCTCCGACACCGCGCGCAAGCTCGTCGCCCCGACCAAGCTCGACGCGTCGTCGCGCGCGACGATCCTGAACGCGATCGCGCAGCTCCGGCCGAGCGGCTCCACGAACATGTTCGACGGCCTCATGATGGGCGAGAGCCAGGTCGCTCGAGCGCCCGCGACGCACAGCGTCCGCCGCGTCGTGATCATCTCGGACGGCATCGCGAACGTCGGACCGTCCACGCCCGAGTCGCTCGGCGCGCTCGCGGAGCAGGGCCTCCGCTTCCACGCGCAGGTCACCGCCATCGGCGTCGGCAACGACTACGACGAGCGCACGCTGAACGCGCTCGCGGTGAAGTCTTCGGGCCGCCTCTATCACCTCACCGAGCCGAAAGAGATGGCGAGCATCCTCAAGGGTGAGCTCGACCTCCTCGACGCGACGCTGGCGAGCGACGCGTTCGTCGAGGTCATGCCCGCGCCGGGCGTGCAGCTCGCGGGCGCGGACGGCATCCGCGCCGACTGGAGCGAGAACGGCTCGCTCCGCATCCCGCTCGGCGCGCTCCACGCGGGGCAGCACCGCGAGGCCCTCGTCCGCGTGCGCCTCGTCGATCCCGCGCAGTTCGAGGGTCACTCGCACCCGCTCGCGAGCGTGCGGCTCCGCTTCCGCGACGCGCAGGACAGCGGTCTCGAGCGCGTGCAGGAGGTGGTCGCGCGGACAGAGCTCACGAGCGACGAGCGCGCCGTCGCGGAGTCGGCGAGCTCGCGCACGAAGGCGATCGTCGCGATCCAGGAGTCGGCGCGCATCCAGATGGCGGCCGCGCAGCGCATCAACGACGGCCGCTTCGACGACGCGGACAAGGATCTCGCCCGCGCGCAAGCGCAGCTCCAGGCGCAAGCCGCGATCGTGAAGGCGCCCGCCGAACGCCGCCGCCTCGAGGAGGCCGAAAAGAAGGTCGCCGCCGCCCGCTCCGCGACGCAAGCAATGCCCTCGAAACCGAAGGCCGTGCAACGCGCCCAAGCCCTCGACATGAACGCCTCCGGCATGAAGGAAATGGGCTTCTGA
- a CDS encoding efflux RND transporter periplasmic adaptor subunit: MQIKKVVSWIVPVLVLGGIGVGVWKWQASRAEPEITYKTVPAEKRRFLAARVTASGTLSATVTVEVGAQVSGRISVLKADFNSTVKKGEVVAKLDPQLFIAALEQAQANHVSAKANLVRSEAQEKDADATLKRVKNLSDQGLAAASELQTAQTAVLVAQAQTEVSKAALKQTQAALNQAEVNLSFTTIKSPIDGVVISRNVDVGQTVAASLQAPVLFTIAEDLKKMQVHTSVAEGDVGRLQPEMDAWFTVDAFPGQRFKGKISQIRNAATTLQNVVTYDAVIDVDNPDLKLRPGMTATTTIVYAEKHDVLALPNTALRFKPPAEVTSAIASASAPTPAASLSITAAGPEVPSAMPAAPTGRAPRMRRSMADRAENPERTIYVLRGGKPEPVDVKTGLSDGTITEIVSGDLKEGEQVITEAIVAGKPVSTGAPPRMGRMF, from the coding sequence GTGCAGATAAAGAAGGTGGTCTCGTGGATCGTGCCGGTGCTCGTCCTCGGAGGCATCGGCGTGGGCGTCTGGAAATGGCAGGCCTCGCGCGCGGAGCCGGAGATCACCTACAAGACGGTCCCCGCGGAGAAGCGCCGCTTCCTCGCGGCGCGGGTCACCGCGAGCGGCACGCTCTCCGCCACCGTCACGGTGGAGGTCGGCGCGCAAGTGAGCGGCCGCATCTCCGTCCTCAAGGCGGACTTCAACTCCACGGTGAAGAAGGGCGAGGTCGTCGCGAAGCTCGATCCGCAGCTCTTCATCGCCGCGCTCGAGCAGGCGCAAGCGAACCACGTCTCGGCGAAGGCGAACCTCGTGCGCTCGGAGGCGCAAGAGAAGGACGCCGACGCGACGCTCAAGCGCGTGAAGAACCTGTCGGACCAGGGGCTCGCGGCCGCGTCGGAGCTCCAGACCGCGCAGACGGCGGTGCTCGTCGCGCAGGCGCAGACCGAGGTGTCGAAGGCCGCGCTCAAGCAGACGCAGGCGGCCCTCAACCAGGCCGAGGTCAACCTCTCGTTCACGACGATCAAGTCGCCGATCGACGGCGTCGTCATCTCGCGCAACGTCGACGTCGGGCAGACGGTGGCGGCGTCGCTGCAGGCGCCCGTCCTCTTCACGATCGCGGAGGACCTCAAGAAGATGCAGGTCCACACGAGCGTGGCCGAGGGCGACGTCGGCCGCCTCCAGCCGGAGATGGATGCGTGGTTCACCGTCGACGCGTTCCCGGGCCAGCGCTTCAAGGGCAAGATCTCCCAAATCCGCAACGCCGCGACGACGCTGCAGAACGTCGTCACGTACGACGCCGTCATCGACGTCGACAACCCGGACCTCAAGCTGCGGCCCGGCATGACCGCGACGACGACGATCGTCTACGCCGAGAAGCACGACGTCCTCGCGCTCCCCAACACCGCGCTCCGCTTCAAGCCCCCGGCCGAGGTCACGAGCGCGATCGCTTCCGCCTCGGCGCCGACGCCGGCCGCCTCGCTCTCGATCACCGCGGCGGGACCCGAGGTGCCGAGCGCGATGCCCGCCGCGCCGACCGGTCGCGCGCCGCGCATGAGGCGCTCGATGGCCGATCGGGCGGAGAACCCCGAGCGCACGATCTACGTCCTCCGCGGCGGCAAGCCCGAGCCGGTCGACGTGAAGACCGGCCTCTCCGACGGGACCATCACCGAGATCGTCTCGGGCGATCTCAAGGAAGGCGAGCAGGTCATCACCGAGGCGATCGTCGCCGGCAAGCCCGTCTCGACCGGCGCCCCGCCGCGCATGGGGCGCATGTTCTGA
- a CDS encoding SdiA-regulated domain-containing protein, with protein sequence MLRTVLPLLFCCAVGCAGSSDDAAYATDEGALTLTKIAVEDSAALPLEEVSGLGVRTINGKPQYLAVSDSSTTLVTFALGPNGLPKDVAEHKLKRIFGGGESQWEAVAGDASGRVFIMSEAEGTISVLSKGLELDHVITLSIPEDHPLYAAWERDENSRGEGMLLLENGHILVAKEKGPAALVEFAPKGEDAAGYTPELALKNRAFEVPAGEESVFEAVAFWELKTSAARLIGDISDLAVDANGTIILLSDQSRAIARIERELSVDERKIDLKALWELPRKVDKPEGLVIVGGKPFVASDLPRADALSFFALSAL encoded by the coding sequence ATGCTCCGCACCGTCCTGCCCCTCCTCTTCTGTTGTGCGGTCGGCTGCGCAGGCAGCTCCGACGACGCGGCCTACGCGACCGACGAGGGCGCGCTCACCCTCACGAAGATCGCGGTGGAGGACAGCGCGGCGCTGCCGCTCGAGGAGGTCTCCGGCCTCGGCGTCCGCACGATCAACGGCAAGCCGCAGTACCTCGCGGTCAGCGACTCCTCGACCACGCTCGTCACGTTCGCGCTCGGACCGAACGGGCTCCCGAAGGACGTCGCGGAGCACAAACTGAAGCGCATCTTCGGCGGCGGCGAATCGCAGTGGGAGGCGGTCGCGGGCGACGCGTCGGGCCGCGTCTTCATCATGTCGGAGGCGGAGGGGACGATCAGCGTCCTCTCGAAGGGCCTCGAGCTCGATCACGTCATCACGCTCTCGATCCCGGAGGACCACCCGCTCTACGCGGCGTGGGAGCGCGACGAGAACTCGCGCGGCGAAGGGATGCTCCTCCTCGAGAACGGGCACATCCTCGTCGCGAAGGAGAAGGGGCCCGCCGCGCTCGTCGAGTTTGCGCCGAAGGGCGAGGACGCCGCGGGGTACACGCCGGAGCTCGCGCTGAAGAACCGAGCGTTCGAGGTGCCGGCCGGCGAGGAGAGCGTGTTCGAAGCGGTCGCGTTCTGGGAGCTCAAGACGAGCGCGGCGCGGCTCATCGGCGACATCTCCGATCTCGCGGTCGACGCCAACGGCACGATCATCCTCCTCAGCGATCAGTCGCGCGCGATCGCGCGCATCGAGCGCGAGCTCTCCGTCGACGAGCGGAAGATCGATCTGAAGGCGCTCTGGGAGCTCCCGCGCAAGGTCGACAAGCCGGAGGGCCTCGTGATCGTGGGCGGCAAGCCGTTCGTCGCGTCCGACCTCCCGCGCGCCGACGCGCTCTCGTTCTTCGCGCTCTCCGCGCTGTAA
- a CDS encoding ABC transporter ATP-binding protein: MSAPPAGPPLIRVADVHKVYKSGDVEVHALRGVSIDVMPGEFVAIMGSSGSGKSTLMNLLGCLDRPSSGSYVLAGREVARMDRNELAEVRNEVLGFVFQSFNLLARTSAMENVELPLVYRGASARKRHEKAKWALERVGLGQRLDHTPAQLSGGQQQRVAIARALVGDPKVILADEPTGNLDSQTSIDVMALFQELGQQGITIVLVTHEPDIAEYASRVVVVKDGLVQSDTRHTPKVAQPLPGAVPYRQGAA; the protein is encoded by the coding sequence ATGAGCGCGCCGCCGGCCGGTCCGCCGCTCATTCGCGTCGCGGACGTGCACAAGGTCTACAAGAGCGGCGACGTCGAGGTGCACGCGCTCCGCGGCGTCTCGATCGACGTGATGCCCGGCGAGTTCGTCGCGATCATGGGCTCGTCCGGCTCCGGCAAGTCGACGCTCATGAACCTCCTCGGCTGCCTCGACCGTCCGTCGTCGGGCTCCTACGTCCTCGCCGGGCGCGAGGTCGCGCGGATGGACAGGAACGAGCTCGCCGAGGTGCGGAACGAGGTCCTCGGCTTCGTGTTCCAGAGCTTCAACCTCCTCGCGCGCACGAGCGCGATGGAGAACGTCGAGCTCCCGCTCGTGTATCGTGGCGCCTCCGCGCGCAAGCGGCACGAGAAGGCGAAGTGGGCGCTCGAGCGCGTCGGCCTCGGCCAGCGCCTCGATCACACGCCGGCGCAGCTCTCCGGCGGCCAGCAGCAGCGCGTCGCGATCGCGCGCGCGCTCGTCGGCGATCCGAAGGTCATCCTCGCCGACGAGCCGACCGGCAACCTCGACTCGCAGACGAGCATCGACGTGATGGCGCTCTTCCAGGAGCTCGGCCAGCAAGGCATCACGATCGTGCTCGTCACGCACGAGCCCGACATCGCCGAGTACGCGTCGCGCGTCGTCGTCGTGAAGGACGGCCTCGTCCAGTCCGACACGCGCCACACCCCGAAGGTCGCGCAGCCGCTCCCGGGCGCGGTGCCCTATCGCCAGGGGGCGGCGTGA